Genomic DNA from Caviibacter abscessus:
AAAGAAGAGGAAAGATCTTTTTACCTAACTATTTATTTCTAATTGTCCAAAAAAAGAGTTTGGTAGTAATAGCTACAGGGATACACCCGGAAACATTTCGAACCCGGCAGTTAAGCCTGTATACGCCTAAGATACTGTGTTAACGGGAAAATCGGTAACTGCCAAACTCATTTTTTTTATTTGTTAATTTTAGCTAATAGTTGTATAATACGTGAGAAATATTTGATACTAAAAATATGATACGGAGGAAAAAGTATGAGAAAACTTGGAATTATAGCATTATCTTTATCTGCGTTAAATGTTTTTGCTTGGGAAGTACAAATTAAGAGTGGTTATGATTTTTATAGAGGTAGAAGTAAGGATATAAAAATATCAGCCAACTCAACACATAATTTGAGTGAACCAGGATTTACTTTAGGCCTCGAATTTATACCATTTAATAAAAGTTTTATAGAGGTTGGATTTGGTACGGAATATAACTTTGGTACAACACATCCCTTATATACCAAAACACAAAATACACATCAAAATGATTCAGGATATACAATACCTATATATACTTTAATTAAAGGAAATCTTTTAAGAAATGATACAAATACACAAGCTTTATACACATTTGGTAGAATAGGTTACGCTTTTTCAGCTGATAAAGCAGAAAAATCATATCCTAAAAATAGTGGATTTTACTTTGGTGCAGGACTAGGTTTTGAAATCAAATACTTTGTGTTTGAAGGATTATATGAAGCAATATATCATTATAGTGCTATTAATGGTTCTTCTATTCATAATATAGACCACAAAACAGGAATAAGAACAGGAATTAGATTTGGAGATTTTTCTAAGAAAAAGCCTGTGATTGTTAAGCCAATAATTCCTGTTAAATCAAGTGTTAAAACTGAAGAACCAAATCATGAACCAAAAATATATAAAACTCATGGTAAATTAATAAATGCTTCATGTGATGAAGCTACAAAGAAATGTATAATACACGGTTTTGCAGCTGACGGTGGAGCAATAAGTGCAGAAGAACAGGAAGATATAAAAGAAATAGCTACATTAATAAATGATTTTATAGGAAAAGGTTATGTTGAAATAGTAGGGCATACAGATTCAAAAGGGTCAGATGCATATAATATAAATTTATCATTTAAAAGGGCACAGAATATAGCAAAATTATTACAAGAATCAGGGCTTACTAATGATATAAAAATATCAATTATAAGTGGTAGAGGAGAAAGTGAACCAATAGCTACTAATGATACAGAAGAAGGAAGATATTTAAATAGAAGAGTAGAAATAAAGTTCAGTGATGTAGAACTTGTAAAAATGGAATAGAAAAATAAAAAAGTATATAAAGGGCAAGAAATATTCTTGCTTTTTTATTTGCAAATGTTAGAAAATGGGGTATAATTAGTAAAAATACATTGATTATATCTAATTGAAAAAACATTGATTATTGGAGGAGTTGAAATGAAAAAACTGGCAATTATAGCGTTATCTTTAGCTACATTAAACGCTTTTGCTTGGGAAGTACAGATTAAGGGTGGGTATGATTTTTATAGAGGAAGAAGTAAAGATATAAAAGTTGCAGGTTCAAAATTAACATCAACACATAATTTAAGTGAATCAGGATTTACTTTAGGTGTTGAAGTTATACCGTTTAATAAAGGTGTTTTTGAATTTGGATTAGGAACTGAATATAACTTTGCTACAGTACATCCTTTATATACTAAAACACAAAATACACACCAAAATGGAGGATATACTATACCTTTATATGCTCTATTTAAAGGGAATATTTTAAGAGATAATACAAATACAAAAGCTTTATACGCCTTAGGAAGATTAGGTTATTCTTTTTCAGCAGATAAAGCAGAAAAATCATATCCTAAAAATAGTGGACTGTATTTTGGAGCAGGATTAGGATTTGAAATCAAATACTTTGTGTTTGAAGGATTATATGATGCAGTTTATCATTATAGTCAAACAAACGGTAGTGCTACAGTAGCACAAATGTCAACATCACCTTCTTCAAATACTCATAATATAGACCACAAAGCAGGAATAAGAACAGGATTTAGATTTGGAGATTTTTCTAAGAAAAAACCAGTAGTTAAACCTATTATACCGGTTGAACCTATTGTTGTTAAGCCTGAACCAATGCCAGAGCCAAAACCTGAACCTGAACCTAAACCTGAGCCAAAAGTATACAAAACTTATGGTAAATTAATAAATGCATCCTGTGATGAAGCTACAAAAGAATGTATTATACATGGTTTTGCAGTTGATGGTGGAGTACCAAGTGCTGAAGAACAACAAAATATAGGAGAAATAGCAGCATTAATAAATGATTTTGCTGGAACAGGATATGCTGAAATAATAGGGCATACAGATTCAAAAGGCTCAGATGCGTATAATGATAAATTATCATTATCAAGAGCACAAAATGTAGCAAAATTATTACAAGAATCAGGACTTACTGATGGTATAAAAATATCAAGCATAATTGGTAGAGGAGAAAGAGAGCCTATGGCTACTAATGCTACACCAGAAGGAAGATATTTAAATAGAAGAGTAGTAATTAAATTTAGCGATTTAATACTAGAAAAAACAATAGTTAAATAAATAATTAAAAATTAATCAGGGCAAGATTATTCTTGCTCTTTATTTTTTATTTTGAATAAGGTATAATACATATGTAATTAAGGAGGGAAGATGAAAAAAATAATATTATTTATATCATCTATATTATTAACTTTAATATCATTTTCTTGGGAAGTACAAATAAAAGGTGGATATGACATTTATAGATATGGAACTATATCAGGTGGAACTAAAGGGCAATTTGACAATGGTTTTATATTAAATGTTGAATATATTCCTTTTAATAGAGGTGTATTTGAAATTGGAATAGGTGGAGAGTATAACTTTGGGAATGCAACGTGGTATTATAAAACATTGAATGATAAAAAAGGTTATTCATCACCTATATATTTGTTAGGGAAAATAAATTATGTAAGAACGTATAATAATAAAATGGCTGTATATTCTTTCACAAGACTTGGATATGTTGTTGCAAGTGACGATGTAGAGAGTAATAGTTATGATGGAGGCTTATACTATGGTGTAGGCTTAGGATTTGAAATAGATAATTTTGTTATGGAAGGTCTTTATGACGGAAAATATAGCAAAAAAAGTAAGACTCATAAACTTGGACTTAGAACAGGGTTAAGATTTGGAACTTATGAAAAATGTCTTCCTAATATTGAGGTTAATAGTATGGAATATTTCATAAATTACGTACCGCCTAAACAAGAAATAATAAGCTATTAAAATAGAAATAATTGGTGATTAATTACTTAATTACCAATTTTTATTTACCATTAAAGTATTTAAAAAAACTATATTTTATGGTATTATATTATGAATAATAATGTATTTTAAAAGGTGGAACTATGAAAAAAAGTAACACAAAAAGTGAAAATAGAATAAAGAAAAGTGAAACAAATTTATTTATAAGAAAAATAAAGGGAATAGGTATAATAGCAACAGCTGTTGCTATAATTTTAGTTGGAATTTTAAAGACAAACTTGGAAATTAATAAAGGTATATTAAATACAGCACTTTTGTTTATATTCAATATACTTCATTTAATTTTTGGAGATATAATGATTTATGCCTTTTCGTTTTGGCTTATAATATATGGGAAGACAGTTTTTACAGGAGAAAAATTTAAAATAAAAAGAATAATATATTTTGTATCTTTATTCATATTAACATCACTATACATTACAATGAATACATTACCTACTATAGAAGGTAGTAATATAATAAATGCAGGACAGAAAATTTTAAAATTTGGTTTTGAACATAATGGAGCAGGTTTATTTGGTTCGATTTTAACTATACCGCTATATTCATTAGTAGGAAATAGTGTATTTAGTTATATAAATCTATTTTTAATAATTTCTTTATTATTTATTTATTTTAAAGCAAGAGTAATTGTAATATATTCAATGTTTAAAACAACAATGAATTACTATAATAGTGAAGAATATAAGCAAAAAATGAAAATACTTAAAGCAAAAAGAGAAATAGAATTACAAGAAGAGAAAAAAATAGAAAAATTAAAAGAAGAAGAATTTAAAAATGTATTTATAACTCTTGCAAAAGATAAGCTTGATAAAGAAATAGCAAAAAAGCCTAAAACTTCAATTTTTAATAAAAGTGAATATTATGATGATGAAGAGTTGGAGAAAAAGCAAAAGCAATGGTTGGAATATTATGAAAAGCAAAAAACTGAAACTATAGAAACAAATGAAACTACAAAAGATATAAATATTGAAAATAAAGAAAAGAGTATAGAGATTTTCCCTAAACCTTCTATAGAAAAGGAACAGGAACAAATTGATGATTATTTAGTTGAGCCACAAAATACAGAAGATAAATTTGAAAAAATAGAAGAGCAAAA
This window encodes:
- a CDS encoding OmpA family protein, with protein sequence MRKLGIIALSLSALNVFAWEVQIKSGYDFYRGRSKDIKISANSTHNLSEPGFTLGLEFIPFNKSFIEVGFGTEYNFGTTHPLYTKTQNTHQNDSGYTIPIYTLIKGNLLRNDTNTQALYTFGRIGYAFSADKAEKSYPKNSGFYFGAGLGFEIKYFVFEGLYEAIYHYSAINGSSIHNIDHKTGIRTGIRFGDFSKKKPVIVKPIIPVKSSVKTEEPNHEPKIYKTHGKLINASCDEATKKCIIHGFAADGGAISAEEQEDIKEIATLINDFIGKGYVEIVGHTDSKGSDAYNINLSFKRAQNIAKLLQESGLTNDIKISIISGRGESEPIATNDTEEGRYLNRRVEIKFSDVELVKME
- a CDS encoding OmpA family protein, whose product is MKKLAIIALSLATLNAFAWEVQIKGGYDFYRGRSKDIKVAGSKLTSTHNLSESGFTLGVEVIPFNKGVFEFGLGTEYNFATVHPLYTKTQNTHQNGGYTIPLYALFKGNILRDNTNTKALYALGRLGYSFSADKAEKSYPKNSGLYFGAGLGFEIKYFVFEGLYDAVYHYSQTNGSATVAQMSTSPSSNTHNIDHKAGIRTGFRFGDFSKKKPVVKPIIPVEPIVVKPEPMPEPKPEPEPKPEPKVYKTYGKLINASCDEATKECIIHGFAVDGGVPSAEEQQNIGEIAALINDFAGTGYAEIIGHTDSKGSDAYNDKLSLSRAQNVAKLLQESGLTDGIKISSIIGRGEREPMATNATPEGRYLNRRVVIKFSDLILEKTIVK